A genome region from Excalfactoria chinensis isolate bCotChi1 chromosome 26, bCotChi1.hap2, whole genome shotgun sequence includes the following:
- the POLR2E gene encoding DNA-directed RNA polymerases I, II, and III subunit RPABC1, whose translation MDDEEETYRLWKIRKTIMQLCHDRGYLVTQDELDQTLEEFKAQFGDKPSEGRPRRTDLTVLVAHNDDPTDQMFVFFPEEPKVGIKTIKMYCQRMQEENITRALIVVQQGMTPSAKQSLVDMAPKYILEQFLQQELLINITEHELVPEHVVMTKEEVTELLARYKLRENQLPRIQAGDPVARYFGIKRGQVVKIIRPSETAGRYITYRLVQ comes from the exons ATGGACGACGAGGAGGAGACGTACCGGCTGTGGAAGATCCGGAAGACCATCATGCAG TTGTGCCACGACCGCGGTTACCTGGTGACACAGGACGAGCTGGATCAAACGTTGGAAGAATTTAAAGCTCAATTCGGGGATAAACCCAGCGAAGGCCGCCCGCGTCGCACCGACCTGACCGTGTTGGTGGCACATAACGACGATCCGACCGACCAGATGTTCGTCTTCTTCCCCG AGGAGCCCAAAGTCGGCATTAAGACCATCAAGATGTATTGCCAGCGCATGCAGGAGGAGAACATCACGCGTGCTCTGATCGTGGTGCAGCAGGGAATGACCCCCTCGGCCAAACAG TCCCTGGTCGATATGGCTCCCAAATACATTCTGGAGCAgtttctgcagcaggagcttCTGATCAACATCACAGAACACGAG CTGGTCCCAGAGCACGTTGTCATGACAAAAGAAGAAGTAACCGAGCTGCTGGCCAGATA TAAACTGAGGGAGAACCAACTCCCCAGGATCCAGGCTGGGGATCCCGTGGCCCGATACTTTGGGATAAAGCGAGGTCAG GTGGTGAAGATCATAAGACCGAGTGAGACTGCAGGCCGTTACATCACCTACAGGCTGGTGCAGTGA
- the GPX4 gene encoding phospholipid hydroperoxide glutathione peroxidase GPX4 isoform X2, translating into MGWGCRWGRALLCGAAAVRGAGRTMCAQADEWRSATSIYDFHATDIDGRDVALEQYRGFVCIITNVASKUGKTAVNYTQLVDLHARYAEKGLRILAFPCNQFGKQEPGDDAQIKAFAEGYGVKFDMFSKIEVNGDGAHPLWKWMKEQPKGRGTLGNAIKWNFTKFLINREGQVVKRYSPMEDPYVIEKDLPAYL; encoded by the exons ATGGGTTGGGGCTGCCGCTGGGGACGGGCGCTGCtgtgcggggcggcggcggtGCGGGGAGCGGGGAGGACGATG TGCGCGCAGGCGGACGAGTGGCGTTCGGCCACCTCCATCTACGACTTCCACGCGACGGACATCGACGGCCGCGACGTGGCTTTGGAGCAATACag GGGTTTCGTCTGCATCATCACCAACGTGGCGTCCAAATGAGGCAAAACGGCGGTGAATTACACTCAGCTTGTCGACCTGCACGCACGATACGCTGAGAAGGGGCTACGCATCCTGGCCTTCCCTTGTAACCAGTTCGGGAAGCAG GAGCCCGGGGACGACGCGCAGATCAAAGCCTTCGCGGAGGGTTACGGGGTGAAGTTCGATATGTTCAGTAAAATTGAGGTCAATGGGGACGGCGCCCACCCGCTGTGGAAGTGGATGAAGGAGCAGCCGAAGGGCCGGGGCACGTTGGGGAA cGCCATCAAGTGGAACTTCACTAAG TTTCTTATCAACCGTGAAGGCCAAGTGGTGAAGAGGTACAGCCCGATGGAGGATCCTTAT GTGATCGAGAAGGATCTGCCCGCCTACCTGTAG
- the GPX4 gene encoding phospholipid hydroperoxide glutathione peroxidase GPX4 isoform X1 encodes MGWGCRWGRALLCGAAAVRGAGRTMCAQADEWRSATSIYDFHATDIDGRDVALEQYRGFVCIITNVASKUGKTAVNYTQLVDLHARYAEKGLRILAFPCNQFGKQEPGDDAQIKAFAEGYGVKFDMFSKIEVNGDGAHPLWKWMKEQPKGRGTLGNAIKWNFTKFLINREGQVVKRYSPMEDPYVMLPFISKVIEKDLPAYL; translated from the exons ATGGGTTGGGGCTGCCGCTGGGGACGGGCGCTGCtgtgcggggcggcggcggtGCGGGGAGCGGGGAGGACGATG TGCGCGCAGGCGGACGAGTGGCGTTCGGCCACCTCCATCTACGACTTCCACGCGACGGACATCGACGGCCGCGACGTGGCTTTGGAGCAATACag GGGTTTCGTCTGCATCATCACCAACGTGGCGTCCAAATGAGGCAAAACGGCGGTGAATTACACTCAGCTTGTCGACCTGCACGCACGATACGCTGAGAAGGGGCTACGCATCCTGGCCTTCCCTTGTAACCAGTTCGGGAAGCAG GAGCCCGGGGACGACGCGCAGATCAAAGCCTTCGCGGAGGGTTACGGGGTGAAGTTCGATATGTTCAGTAAAATTGAGGTCAATGGGGACGGCGCCCACCCGCTGTGGAAGTGGATGAAGGAGCAGCCGAAGGGCCGGGGCACGTTGGGGAA cGCCATCAAGTGGAACTTCACTAAG TTTCTTATCAACCGTGAAGGCCAAGTGGTGAAGAGGTACAGCCCGATGGAGGATCCTTAT GTGATGCTCCCCTTCATCTCGAAGGTGATCGAGAAGGATCTGCCCGCCTACCTGTAG